The Rissa tridactyla isolate bRisTri1 chromosome 1, bRisTri1.patW.cur.20221130, whole genome shotgun sequence DNA segment aaaaataaaataatgaccaAAGCAGCAGTGACTCCTTTCAATAGGATTAATATTTGATTAATTGGTACCTGCAATAAACCTGAGTATTTGATCATAGAGATTTAGGggtcgttttgtttgtttgttttgttttttggggtgtggggattttgtttgtttggggttttgggaggGTTGTGGGGGTTTGCGTTTgatgttttggggtggttttttttggttggttggttttttacaTAGGAGTAGTGAGAAGAGTATTACCCAGTGGAAGACCTGGAGAACCAAAGAGTTGCACAAGTTGAAAAGCAAATCCTAGTGATAAGGGAAGTCCCAGAAAACTACATTTCATATTCACATCTTGATTGTCTTCAACCTGTGAGGCCTCTGCTGGCTCAGGGTCATCTGCTCCATGCACATTTTCACTGCAGCTTGCCAATATACTAGAATCTTCTGGATATTCAGAAACAACTTTAACAGAAGACAAAATATCTGGTTGGCTGTTCGTAACCTCTGAAGAAATTTGTTCACTCTCGTTGTCTTTTTTATCAACTACCTGTTGTTGCTTAAGAGTTCTAGCTTGCTCCTCCTTCGTCCTGGAAACTACACAAACCCCGCAGGAATATTCTGGCATAGGAGAAGATTGTCCCAAATGAATGTAAGAAATATCACCTAACAGAGCATCTGCATCCGGGGTGGGTAGGGAATAGGTTGCCTCGGTGCCGCTGTAAAAAGCGGAATATTCCTGCAACGCACAGTCCTGTTCACGTTCATCTCCAAGGTCcttccttagaaagctcttttgCTCCACTTCCAGAACACTTTTTTTGGGAAGATCATCTTTTACTGGgacttccttccctccctctgtaCTACGAGCAAGCTGTCTTGGTAGATTAAACTTTGGTGCCAAGTTGACAATTCTTCTGTATCTTTTCCGCTTCGATGTAATCGGTGCGGCACCATTTCTTGGAACGTTTACTTCACTTGAACATTGCACAAGAGTGCTCCTGGCTTCCACAAGGGGATCAAAGTGCACTTCACCAGCTGGAGATGCTGATGGACCATTTCTTATTACATTGCCAGCCTCCTCAGTTACTGTTACCTGATGCTTTTCCTTTACCAATCCTCTGTTGGACCAGTAGCAGTTTAGGTGTGTTGAACCGTTCGTATGAGTCTGTTTAGGTTTCCTCATTTTTTGGGGTCTTTGTTCACCTACAAATTTATCCTCAGaccaagaagagagagaaacttgTGTACCAAAGCCCAGCTGCAATTCCTCAGTAGgtaaattcactgaaaaaaatgccCAGGCATCAGAGctgttctcttctgcttttaataCACCTTTGTCCTCTGTGTTATTATTAGGCACATTATCACATACATTTGAATTGTAACActgagagatttctttttcttcaccatTTAAACTTAAGAGCTTAGCTTCCATGTCAGATTCACATATAATATGATACGATCCGAGTTTCTTTTCGGTGCTTAACTGTGGCGTGTCATAATCCTCAGTGATGCCTTCTGTTTGCTGGATGGAATTTTTATCATTACTTATTTTTAGGAAATTGCTTCTGCAAAGATTTTCTGTGGACCTTTGATTTGTTTCCTCATTACCGAATGCATTTTTGGTTAGGTTTTCAGTAGACAAACATTTTGCATCTATTAGAAGTGAACTGTCACTTTCTACAGGCAATTTGGTTTTCAGTGGACTGTTTGACATCATTGAGACCTCAGACATGGCAACATGAAAATTTTCTCTTGAAACCACTGCAGCCTCTTTCAGGCTTTCATCATCACCGTTAGGCTGCTCTTCACAAACTGTTACTGGATCCTCTGGACCTTCACTGAACGTACACAAtgatttgctgttttcttcttccgAATCATCCTCTTCGCTTTCTGATGTGTCCTGGTCATCTGGAACTGGATGATGAGCTGCTCCACCTAACTTCTTCTTCATAATTTCCGTATGAttgcctttcatttttctgtttctttttcgttttttcctctgctttgcttttgtccacaggtgcccagggttcttctTTGAAATTGTCTCcctatgtgaaaataaaaaaaatttaaatgtaaaaataattaaaataataaatttcagtaaaaatgtatttgtggTGTTTAATTTGAAGAACAGGTACTCTATGTTGATATGATGATCAAATACAGATgatcagctttttaaaatagataaaatctCAGATAAAACCTTCTATTGATTAAACAAATGTACATTTTACAATTCAGAACTATCTTGAACATTTTAAACCAATTTAAATAAACATGGCTGCTGCCTCATTAACTTTGCTTTACAAAAAAGTATCACAAATCACTGCAAGATCAAACAACATGTTTCTGGATGTCTTTCTAAATGATGTTTGAATATTAGATACTGAGCAGCTACTGCTATTCTGAAGTTTCATTAAAAGTCATACTGAGCAGAAAGGTACTAAGTGGAGGATGTAGTAAGAAAATTTCATCCATTAAGATTAAATGGACTATACTTAGATAAGCTGGACTCAAATTCAAAACACACTAACCAAAAATCTGAACAATGTAAAGGTACCGTGACTACAGCGACTCTGGTATTTACTGCTCAGTATATCATGTGGGGATGCatatgtatttggaaaaaatacttcatattttaTTAGCAACAAAATAATACTCTACAGGAAAATTAACACAGTTGTAGGCAGttatttgcaattatttctgTAGTTCTTTTCAGAacatctggggttttttggtctgcATTTCTCACCGAATTCTAACAGATAGCAGCCCTAACAGTGACTTCTCTGAAATCTTGAAGTTAGCCCATCAGCCAGCTAACCCTGAAATGAACGCTCATAACAAGAACCTAGTCCAGAAATCTAACTTCTCCCTATGCAACTCTTCAGAGAGAGATGAGATTTTCCAAGCTAAATTTGACTGATAAATCTTCCTATCAAAGATCTGCTACTTTTCTGTAATTCTTCACTTATTCTGTAATCCTTTGTTCCTTGAATGGTACTTCACACAACACACTAAAGCAAACAACACAGTAGCTGGAAGAATTATATGGTAAAATTAGTTATTTTCTGGGCATTCATATGTAACATCAGCTGTTTGAAGTGCTGTATTCTGAAattaagagagaaataaaaaaaaaaaagaaaagaaaattgtgacTGTGCATGTGGAGGGGAAGCCAGAGTCACTAGTAGGCAACCTGGGACCTAAAGGTTACCTATGGAAACCTATCCTTACCCTTTATTCATTCTTAAATCTATTCATTGTTAGTCTCAAATAAATTCTTTCTAGTTTGAATTCTACAAAGCAAATCCCACTAATTCTCTGAGTGCGAAGCACCACAGCAGTCTTCTCAGCCTCAGTATAGCCACCAAGTCACTTGACTGGACCAGGATTCAAAAGTCTTGGTGCCCTGATACTGCTGCAACAAGCACTATGGATCTCCAAAAAGATCTTGTTGGAAAGCACACAAATTTTTCTGCCCTATAATGGCATCCAGGTGAGATACCCTATGAAGAAATGGGATTTCTTTCAAACATTGGCATTTAAGTCCACATGGTGGACTTTCACTGAGTAGTGAAAATTGACTTCCCCTTTTTCAAATCAGTGTATTTTCAATACAGATCTGTATGGTTTAAGTGCAGATGTCTATACTGCAGATGCTTGAAGTCACCCAAAACAAATTCCACCCTGAATTCTGCTCACAATATATTCCCTACTCATCAACACGCCTCCATTCTCCCCAAAAGAGAGACATAGGATGCCAGACAAAGTTTTAGGATTGAATAGATATTAATTGTCTATTGAATTAAACGATATAAAAGCGAAGCATCTGCAGTGGTAGTTGGAGAGACTACTTTCTTACATATAACCCAGATTTGCAGAAATCATATACTAATCACAGATTATGTCTTAAATCCTGACATTAACTTTCTTCTTTGGTGATGAAAATTAATGATTTGGAAGTGTTTTTAGAAGAGGAAATTCTCTGAAGTTTTCAGAAGCATAAAATCCCTTggcagtgaaacagaaaatg contains these protein-coding regions:
- the LOC128913098 gene encoding uncharacterized protein LOC128913098 isoform X6 is translated as MKIIQSSGHLERAKQAMEQGKSPVIIDNTNTQAWEMKPYVEVALEKGYRVEFHEPDTWWKFDPEELEKRNKHGVTREKIAQMLERYEFQISVPIVMNSVVPPHKNSQRPPLQRRHRETISKKNPGHLWTKAKQRKKRKRNRKMKGNHTEIMKKKLGGAAHHPVPDDQDTSESEEDDSEEENSKSLCTFSEGPEDPVTVCEEQPNGDDESLKEAAVVSRENFHVAMSEVSMMSNSPLKTKLPVESDSSLLIDAKCLSTENLTKNAFGNEETNQRSTENLCRSNFLKISNDKNSIQQTEGITEDYDTPQLSTEKKLGSYHIICESDMEAKLLSLNGEEKEISQCYNSNVCDNVPNNNTEDKGVLKAEENSSDAWAFFSVNLPTEELQLGFGTQVSLSSWSEDKFVGEQRPQKMRKPKQTHTNGSTHLNCYWSNRGLVKEKHQVTVTEEAGNVIRNGPSASPAGEVHFDPLVEARSTLVQCSSEVNVPRNGAAPITSKRKRYRRIVNLAPKFNLPRQLARSTEGGKEVPVKDDLPKKSVLEVEQKSFLRKDLGDEREQDCALQEYSAFYSGTEATYSLPTPDADALLGDISYIHLGQSSPMPEYSCGVCVVSRTKEEQARTLKQQQVVDKKDNESEQISSEVTNSQPDILSSVKVVSEYPEDSSILASCSENVHGADDPEPAEASQVEDNQDVNMKCSFLGLPLSLGFAFQLVQLFGSPGLPLESLLPDDYIVPLDWKVSKMIYLLWKTSVEEKQKNGLESGSAVADDIISLEDLNKNRQDNQDSSETLPETELFQGLIEENITTYTSTGCLDAMFHQS